Within Montipora foliosa isolate CH-2021 chromosome 3, ASM3666993v2, whole genome shotgun sequence, the genomic segment taaattttgactttgtataaacaagacttgggcgattgtgatctttgttttgacttcgctcatttcattgtcaaactttataacacttgatagaaaaagaaacttacaaaaacccggtatcgtgccatcatttgacacagatacttcactgtttggcgagtaaacatgtcgcggtaacttcatcacggcgcccgctaaattccggcgatgtcactttcgattttgcgatttatttgtgcagccaaaacgtacaataacaaaattgaaggttgcaaaaatcccccaaaatatttgtcgctgatcgtaactttttatattctatattcacggttcataTAACGGAATATTCACGGttctaacctaaccctaacgctaaccctaaccctaaccctaatcaaCGTATTCGTTTTCGTTGTTGTAAATAGGGACCGTAAGATCTACGACGGAAATggtgacgaaaacgtcacctcaaaatataactttgcactattgCATTTAAAAAAGCCTTTCGCGATTTTTCCACCTCGGTTTTCGTAGTACAATGTtagcgaagtatcctaaaaatgaattggtacgagcggtttcagagtgaaaatagagaatgagaGACGCTACTGCATAAATTTGGTGATACGACGTCGTCGTTATGTAGAGTACAGAAAAAAAACGTGGTAAGATAatttgctcttttaaccaatgatatcattgttttgcggtgttgttgttgtcgccCTTGCCGACGTCGTTTGTTAAGCTCCAGCGCAACGGTTCAGTTACTCGAAAGTTCAGTGTCTTCatgtttattaattaattgaaGACGCAATTGCATATTTCATGAAAACTTATTGAGATAAAAAAATAGTGCATTTGGAATCGTTTTGAAATATTGAAAAAGGCTATGAATTTGGAAAATGGTTTGGTGTGAAACAACCATTCGACACAGGTGGTCCATAACCCTCTCCAGCTGCCAAAAGGCTGAAGTTGTGATTTTCACTGTAGCCCTGAGGTTAAATTCGGTCACCCGCAGTTACGGCAACTAATTATAAATGTGTAACTGGTACCTTGGCGACGGGAGAAAGAACAACTGAAAAATAACAGTCCTAAGTGGGATTCGTAACTTTCGACTTCCCGATCCGTAATACCGGTCGAATGCCCTATCATCCATTTAGCACCTAGATCCCCTGGGGAGTTAAGTCGCTTACCTTCGTCCCGAATGGATCTGGACAATGTGTTCCGCTAGTCTGCAGGCTCTACAAAGTATTGCACCTACTAATTTTAAATGCAACTTGAGATGTGTAATGTGATTCAGGAACCTTCGACCTCTTCTGTtacggaggtcgtaggttcaatCTTACGTTGGACTCTGATTTCGCCCGTCGCTAAGCGACTGGTTTTCCCGAGGGTGAATAAAGTAACTCCTTAAACATCTTTATTTGCAGTTGAAAATCAGTAGGGGCATGACCTTGTTCAGTTTCTCTCCTTTGTATTTAGCGACGCGTCAGTGACTGAGGTGGCGAAAAAAACCGTCGCAAAAAAAAGGCCTATCAAATCATTCGAAAAAACACAGTAAATGAAAGGTAAGCGAACTTTATTTATCAGACTGTAAGTAAAACAGATTTTGACAAAGAAAGGTATCAATTTGTAGTTTTTTGAGAAGGAAATAAATGTATGTacttgaagtgcgggttatggACGAAAGAGTGACTTGATGCTAGCATTTATCTGGACGATTTGATCAAATGTCTCTCACACAGGTGTTCAGTGTCACCTTGGGATGTATGAGATCAATAACCATATCAAACAACGTGACATCATGCGGTCTCGAATCCCAGTTAGGATTCTTCGCCTGTCATTTAACTTTCAGATATGTTGCAGTTCCAAACAGTACACTGGCAAACGTTCAGGCGCAAAATGCGgctaagaaaacaaaaaccgaTTGCCTATCTCATGGTTATCTTCATTCTGGTTGGTTCTTATTTCTATATCAACCTGCAGAGTTATGCATATTACACTAACAGGTTTTGGAATCCAGTTGTTTCATGTAAAGGCAGTGATGAAGAAATGGATCGACTCTTGAAACTCGCTTATCAAATTCACACGGTTTTAGACCGTATGGAAATCCGACATTGGCTGATGTATGGTTCAATATGGGGTGCCCTGCGTATTGGCAATCCCCTCCCTTGGGATAATGATGTTGACATTGGATTTGAAGGACAAGGTAACTTTGCTAGAATGACATGGAGTGAATTTCTTGCACCTTTTGAGGCGGAAGGCCTGAATATAAAGACTAAATGGACCCAAAGTGGGACTATTGTTATTTCCAAACCAGACCTTTGGCAGTCTGTAGATTTATTTGCTCTTTACAATCACAGAGGAATAATGAAAAGGCCAGGCCTGGAGTCGTGGATTTTCGCTCTTAATTACATGACCTATCATCAATTTCCAGCTTGGCTTGTGGAATCAGACCTTCCTCAAGCCAAGTTTGGGTTTTTTAATATCTCAGTTCCCAAAGGAGGTA encodes:
- the LOC137994401 gene encoding ribitol 5-phosphate transferase FKRP-like, coding for MRLRKQKPIAYLMVIFILVGSYFYINLQSYAYYTNRFWNPVVSCKGSDEEMDRLLKLAYQIHTVLDRMEIRHWLMYGSIWGALRIGNPLPWDNDVDIGFEGQGNFARMTWSEFLAPFEAEGLNIKTKWTQSGTIVISKPDLWQSVDLFALYNHRGIMKRPGLESWIFALNYMTYHQFPAWLVESDLPQAKFGFFNISVPKGGIEIMKHLYPFNWWKDVRPKGC